From the genome of Triticum aestivum cultivar Chinese Spring chromosome 3B, IWGSC CS RefSeq v2.1, whole genome shotgun sequence, one region includes:
- the LOC123070511 gene encoding protein PLASTID MOVEMENT IMPAIRED 2: MEAAMDGGSVRATMSIFGESISGRKADKNRAQENLSSEMKQRAKSDMDKLNERKASVDNERAGAESELSRARAMAKELERQIDQTKAKATSQRSELQATWTRKNGAEEASDAQYAEVSQELDRVKRELRKLKLEVKSAAEAKAKAESDVVATVCKIQSNLQAADEMKRRVDEANEEHVLVELARIEAERERRELEAQHVAEAERFAREIEAARAKVKEARREVSRARELEAKLEATNADVEVLQGEMELVRAMGKNHVPNDGAAEDTTRQKKEEGQDRALLQAAEAELSMAKNELESIKAGAFQFMTSMDRTRTEIMGAVQEIDRLKAQEKNADAQVQQLNAKLLKARAQMEAVTAADERSKAIVSNLTAAMQQLHAETEAASKEEELTMLEKRCVLAEADNVAAEMATAEERIRQSVKELEAAKASEASAMKKLKAAVESTMQARAAAAPRRQGTITVSRFEYEYLSGRAALVRVVADKKVAAAQAWVQALKASEKEVAMRAEAAEREMREMGPREAQVASEAEKTAGEQKALEQELYDLNATAESVGLQCAYPRRRSSRVSATSKRSKGRRSSVSAANWNPKSPSFTIKRKKKMMPSLLKLIKEKRGGSDKSTS, encoded by the exons ATGGAGGCTGCCATGGATGGTGGATCAGTGAGAGCCACAATGAGTATCTTCGGCGAGAGCATCAGTGGAAGAAAGGCAGACAAGAACAGAGCTCAAGAG AACCTGTCCTCTGAAATGAAACAACGAGCGAAATCTGACATGGACAAGCTGAACGAGCGGAAGGCATCCGTGGATAACGAGCGAGCCGGCGCCGAGTCGGAGCTATCGAGAGCACGAGCCatggccaaggagctggagcgcCAAATCGACCAGACCAAGGCCAAGGCGACGTCCCAGAGGTCAGAATTGCAAGCAACGTGGACACGGAAGAATGGCGCCGAGGAGGCATCGGACGCCCAGTACGCGGAGGTGTCGCAAGAGCTGGACCGCGTTAAGAGGGAGCTCCGCAAGCTGAAGCTGGAGGTGAAGTCCGCGGCGGAGGCCAAGGCCAAGGCCGAGAGCGACGTCGTGGCGACGGTGTGCAAGATCCAGTCCAACCTGCAGGCCGCCGACGAGATGAAACGGCGCGTGGACGAGGCCAACGAGGAGCACGTCCTGGTGGAGCTCGCGCGCATCGAGGCCGAGCGGGAGCGCCGCGAGCTGGAGGCCCAGCACGTCGCCGAGGCAGAGCGGTTCGCCAGGGAGATCGAGGCCGCGAGGGCCAAGGTGAAGGAGGCGCGCAGGGAGGTGAGCCGCGCGAGGGAGCTGGAGGCGAAGCTGGAAGCGACGAACGCCGACGTGGAGGTCCTGCAGGGCGAGATGGAGCTGGTGCGCGCCATGGGGAAGAACCACGTCCCGAACGATGGAGCGGCGGAGGATACCACGAGACAGAAGAAAGAAGAGGGGCAGGACAGGGCGTTGCTGCAGGCTGCAGAGGCCGAGCTGTCCATGGCGAAGAACGAACTGGAGAGCATCAAGGCGGGAGCGTTCCAGTTCATGACCTCCATGGACCGCACCCGGACCGAGATCATGGGGGCCGTCCAGGAGATCGACCGGCTCAAGGCGCAGGAGAAAAACGCGGACGCGCAGGTGCAGCAGCTGAacgcgaagctcctcaaggcgagGGCCCAGATGGAGGCCGTCACGGCCGCCGACGAGAGGTCCAAGGCCATCGTGTCGAACCTCACGGCGGCGATGCAGCAGTTGCATgccgagaccgaggcggcgagcaaGGAGGAGGAGCTGACCATGCTGGAGAAACGGTGCGTGCTAGCAGAGGCGGACAACGTCGCCGCGGAGATGGCTACGGCCGAGGAGCGGATCAGGCAGTctgtgaaggagctggaggcggcgaAGGCGTCCGAGGCGTCGGCAATGAAGAAGCTCAAGGCCGCCGTGGAGAGCACAATGCAGGCCAGGGCGGCGGCAGCGCCACGGCGGCAGGGGACTATAACCGTCTCGCGGTTCGAGTACGAGTACCTGAGCGGGCGCGCGGCGCTGGTCCGGGTGGTGGCCGACAAGAAGGTGGCCGCGGCGCAGGCGTGGGTGCAGGCGCTCAAGGCCAGCGAGAAGGAGGTGGCGATgcgggccgaggcggcggagcgggagatgagGGAGATGGGCCCCAGGGAGGCGCAGGTGGCGTCggaggcggagaagacggcggGCGAGCAGAAGGCGCTGGAGCAGGAGCTGTACGACCTGAACGCAACGGCGGAGAGTGTGGGCCTGCAGTGCGCGTACCCGCGGCGGAGGTCGAGCAGGGTGTCGGCGACGTCGAAGAGGTCGAAGGGTCGGCGGTCGTCGGTGTCTGCGGCGAACTGGAACCCGAAGTCGCCGTCGTTCACcatcaagaggaagaagaagatgatgcccAGCCTCCTGAAGCTCATCAAGGAGAAGAGAGGCGGCAGCGACAAGAGCACCAGCTGA